The genomic DNA aaatagtattaataaacaaatgccgtatgtttttttaaataaattcaataCTCTCTTGTATTCATTATGAATACTTGTAAAAAtttccttaatttttatcttttctaaattagcatttttcaataatttaGGGTCCTCTTCTAATGTTTTAGCTATATATAATGCTAATAGCTGTGATAAAAAAGCAATAAGTAAATTTCCTCTCGACCCAAAAAAATTTACCATAATTCCAGCTAGGAAGCTACCTAATATTATACCCGTTCCATAACTTAAATTTAGATATCCAATCGCAGCCGTTCTTTTATCACTATCCGTTTTTAGACACACTAACAAGGATGAAGCTTGAAAGGTTTGCATGAAAAACGACGGGATAAAACTTATGTAGTAGGCCCATGTCGATTCGCACACCGTTAACTGCACACGTGCATACATTTgaagatatatatgtatgtatatatgtatgcatgtgtttatggatatatatacatatatatacatatatatatatatatatatatgcttccatacatatgtacatatgaacaTAGGAATATGTGCATAAGTCCACATGCGTGTAGTGCTAACATTTacatgtttaaaaaaagaaaaaaagaaaaattttcacACACAAAagcacaaaataaaaagagctatattattttttttttgtttcattttgtcCTATTCTGTTTCATTTTGTCCTATTCTGTTTCATTTTGTCCTATTCTGTTTCATTTTGTCCTATTCTGTTTCATTTTGCCCTATTCTGTTTCATTTTGCCCTATTCTGTTTCATTTTGCCCTATTCTGTTTCATTTTGCCCTATTctgtttcattttgttctattttgtttcattttattctattttgtttcattttattctatttttttttattgtttttttatttaatttcttgTTTTCTGCATCAGTCCTTACCAGTAGGTACATTACGCTAGAGGAACTTAACGATAAGTAAAAGGACTTCTTTACTCCCCATCTATTTGACAAAAATGAGTAAATAATTacaagtacaaaaaaaaaaaaaaaaaaaaaaaaatatataacttatgaaataaaataaaaaaaagaaacataaaataaaaatcgcTTTGATGTATAATACTGCAGATCTATAACGACTGACACtttcactatttttatttttttcatttcacaTGTCTGCTAATCTCCCAAAAAATATGGATCCCACAAATTGTAGGAGTGAAAAAAAGGTCAGTAAATATCCGTTATGTTCAATGCCTGTATGGGTGCTTATtagctagaaaaaaaaaaaaaaaaaaaaaaaaaaggtagcCATGAGAATTAattacatgtgtacatatgcaaCTCGCCTATCAGCTGAATCGTTAACTCATTCGTTAATTCGTTATCTCATCATTCATTCGTCaataatttatcattaaCCACTTCATTCGTtaatgtttttctttaaaaaaaaagaccaATACAAGGTTATGTACACAGATCTCTTTACCATATAAGGCAACATTGCAATTTGTATGGTATAACCAATTCCATATAGGGAATTTATCAAATGTGCTTTACCTGCAAAATGATAAAACGTTTATTACGATAAAATGGATACGTCTGTGCGTTCTGTTGCATTGTGTTGTGTGATCCTGTGTAGTCCTATCTTgacttactttttttttttttttttttttttttatcgcattaattcattttaatttccttttatatGGCGGAACGAAGTAATTTTTCTTGAACGTTAAGCAAAAtaaacatacgtatatatgtacatacgaaCATGTgaacatacgtacatacgaatatatgaacatacgtacatacgtacatgtgaacatacgtacatacgaatatatgaacatacgtacatacgaacatatgaacatacgtacatacgaaCATATGAACATGTTAACTTACGAACATAGaaacatatttatgcatgtacatagcCCCCAGaggaacaaaatataaaataaatgggtTCCCCATTTGAAGGATATACACGAAAAATTGCAAACAAAAATATGGACTTGCTGTTTACAGCTTTTTTGGTATTCCTGCCCtgttcatttaatttaataaatgcgtttttgttttcaaataatttatttaatgttaTGATATTACCAAttgaagaaacaaaaaatttcctTGTTTCGGGAAGAACCTCCGATGGGTCATCCGCAAGGTTTTTGCTCTTATCTAGTAGAGTAGACGTAACAtccattttttcaaattttttttaaattggtATTACTAGTGTTATTGTTCGCGTTACTGCTAGCGTTATTGTTgctgttcttttttttttttttttttttttttctggtATGAACTAACAAGACCAAACGAAAAGAGAAAAcatagaattaaaaatttggacaaaaaaaaaaattatttattagtaGATAAACAATTCAAAGGGGGAAAAAAGGACAAAGCATGTTTTATTCagcataaaaattaataataggaaaatataacataattgcagtgtaaaaaaaagcatGCGATATGTGTCGACGttcgaatatttttttgtagcatcaaatgtacacatgtacacatgcacatgtatatttgtacatatataaatatataaatatataaatatataaatatataaatatatatatatatatacatttatatttatgtgcacCTATATACGTAAAAGAAAGTGTACATACTCTACGAAGTTACATATCATTTCAAAGGTTCAGTTCAGcttcattttgttctttttcatcttagagaataatttataaacgATACAGTACCATgtattgcatattttttccgCATTTTTTCCGCATTTTTTCCGCATTTTTTCCGCATTTTTTCCGCATTTTTTCCGCATTTTTTCCGCATTTTTTCCgcattttttcatcatttttcctacttttacatttttgtagATATGAGCAAATGATGACATAATGTCTAAAAATCTTTGTGGACATTTTTAccctttcattttttctgttcTATATCAcgcccattttttttttgtgggGAGGGAAAGTaaagaaagataaaaaaaaaaattaaaaaaataataaaaataaaaaaaataataaaaataataaaaataataaaattaataaaaataaaaaaaataataaaaataataaaaataataaaaataataaaaataataaaaataataaaaataaataatataaaaaacaaaaattaaaaataacaaatggAAAAAGTTAAGAATTTCATTTTGCGAAATGTGTTATGTTCTTACTAAAATTTTGTTCCTTAGCTTTTCCGTTCTGCGGTAAATACGGAACAGGAGCATGTTCGTAAGTGCATGGATATATCAATGCATGAAATAATGCATACGCTAATAGTTACTAACGTTAAAGTAACCATTTcgctttaattattttttacccTTCCCTTCGATTTTGCTTCTACATGATTTGAATTAATTTCTGAACACGTGAGCCTTGTATACAAGCTGAATAGTGCTTTTTAGAGATgatggaaaaaaggaaaaaaaaaaaaagaaaaaaaattcccaTTTGCATATTTACAAACACAAATGTAAGCTTATACGTCACATTAAGACCATGCTTGCAAAtccaattttttcaaaaagaaaaaaaaaaaaaaaaaaattgtaataccATTTTGATATGATAAGCCCAgttttttgaaattattcATCGAGTTACTATTTCACCTATGCGCATAATATTGTTCATACTAGgtaagtataaatatatatgcatatatatatatatatgatgggtatatatttctaataatcc from Plasmodium brasilianum strain Bolivian I chromosome 10, whole genome shotgun sequence includes the following:
- a CDS encoding major facilitator superfamily domain-containing protein encodes the protein MDVTSTLLDKSKNLADDPSEVLPETRKFFVSSIGKAHLINSLYGIGYTIQIAMLPYMLISTHTGIEHNGYLLTFFSLLQFVGSIFFGRLADIWGVKKSFYLSLSSSSVMYLLLTVCESTWAYYISFIPSFFMQTFQASSLLVCLKTDSDKRTAAIGYLNLSYGTGIILGSFLAGIMVNFFGSRGNLLIAFLSQLLALYIAKTLEEDPKLLKNANLEKIKIKEIFTSIHNEYKRVLNLFKKTYGICLLILFGLLPILMTKFAFAPVVVDMFKLTPSHTSYLMTYAGILTIIAEGIFAPYLSSLLGDMICCKFSIPLTLAGFLLLSLCGANESLVLIFMSIPLCGGALLYICGTSQMTKRVEESELGSVIGLNTSIFYAVTIIAPYLAFKSYISLGLGLYWLLCACICLVLTTYIFVLDKSTLQIFKDDSDSLETMFSSITSIL